The following proteins are co-located in the Dehalococcoides mccartyi 195 genome:
- the tsaD gene encoding tRNA (adenosine(37)-N6)-threonylcarbamoyltransferase complex transferase subunit TsaD: protein MKILGIESSCDETAAAVVADGVNILSNRVSSQIDIHSRYGGVVPEVASRQHLLSILPVISDALKEARTGFDEISAIAVTNGPGLAGSLIVGVNAAKAIAAARGIPLVAVNHLHGHIYANWLSGRIPEFPCLCLTVSGGHTDLVLMKGHGQYQLLGRTRDDAAGEAFDKAARILGLSYPGGPAIDRASQDGEAVLDLPRSWIPGSHDFSFSGLKTALLRLVENGEVCSVNDAAASFQKAVVDVLVTKTLNCAHEYNVKQILLAGGVAANNLLRKQLSEQSPLPVSIPPIGLCTDNAAVIASCGYFRFISGGQDRLDMDVLPALSVVS from the coding sequence ATGAAGATACTCGGTATAGAAAGCTCCTGTGATGAAACCGCTGCCGCAGTAGTGGCAGACGGGGTAAATATTTTATCCAACCGGGTATCCTCGCAGATAGATATCCACTCCCGTTACGGCGGGGTAGTCCCCGAAGTGGCTTCCCGCCAGCACCTGCTTTCCATATTACCGGTCATAAGTGACGCACTTAAGGAAGCACGTACCGGATTTGATGAAATTTCGGCCATAGCTGTAACCAACGGGCCGGGTCTGGCAGGCTCTCTGATAGTGGGGGTAAATGCCGCCAAAGCCATAGCCGCCGCCCGCGGCATACCCCTGGTGGCGGTAAACCACCTGCACGGCCATATCTATGCCAACTGGCTTTCCGGCAGGATACCGGAATTCCCCTGCCTGTGCCTGACTGTCTCAGGCGGGCATACCGACCTGGTGCTGATGAAAGGGCATGGTCAGTATCAGCTGCTGGGACGTACCCGTGATGATGCCGCCGGAGAAGCCTTTGACAAAGCCGCCAGAATACTGGGTTTAAGCTATCCAGGCGGGCCGGCCATAGACAGAGCTTCGCAGGACGGTGAGGCAGTACTGGATTTGCCGCGCTCGTGGATACCCGGCAGCCATGACTTCAGCTTTAGCGGACTGAAAACCGCCCTGCTCCGGCTGGTGGAAAACGGCGAAGTCTGTTCGGTAAATGACGCCGCCGCCAGCTTTCAAAAAGCGGTGGTAGATGTACTGGTAACCAAGACCCTGAACTGCGCCCATGAGTACAACGTAAAGCAGATACTGCTGGCAGGCGGAGTGGCCGCCAATAACCTGCTGCGTAAACAGCTAAGCGAACAATCCCCTCTGCCGGTTTCCATACCACCCATAGGCTTATGTACCGACAATGCCGCCGTAATAGCCTCCTGCGGCTATTTCCGCTTTATATCCGGCGGTCAGGACAGGCTGGACATGGATGTACTGCCGGCGCTGTCCGTTGTTTCCTGA
- the groES gene encoding co-chaperone GroES gives MATRFEPLHNMVLIQPQEKQDMSKGGIIIPDAAQEKSQEGVIVAVGPGRLDKDGKRELMSIKVGDKVLFPKFGGVELKSGGIDYIIMPESQIMAKIVG, from the coding sequence ATGGCAACTAGATTCGAACCCCTGCACAACATGGTACTCATCCAGCCCCAGGAAAAACAAGACATGAGCAAAGGCGGTATCATCATCCCTGACGCCGCTCAGGAAAAATCTCAGGAAGGCGTGATTGTCGCCGTGGGCCCCGGCCGTCTGGACAAAGATGGCAAACGCGAACTCATGAGCATTAAAGTCGGTGACAAGGTTCTTTTCCCCAAATTCGGCGGTGTTGAACTTAAATCTGGCGGTATTGATTACATCATCATGCCCGAAAGCCAGATTATGGCTAAAATCGTAGGCTAA
- the groL gene encoding chaperonin GroEL (60 kDa chaperone family; promotes refolding of misfolded polypeptides especially under stressful conditions; forms two stacked rings of heptamers to form a barrel-shaped 14mer; ends can be capped by GroES; misfolded proteins enter the barrel where they are refolded when GroES binds) has product MAKQIIFGEKVRVSLKKGVDTLANTVRVTLGPKGHPVALERKWGAPTVIDDGVTIARDIELPDAFENMGAQLVKEAATRTSDAAGDGTTTSIVLAQALINEAFKNIAAGAEPINLKRGIEKAVAALKAQLRKNSTPVKGKQQIVQVATITGKDPEIGNLIADVMDKVGKDGVITIEESRGLRYETSYVEGMQFDRGYISAYFVTDPGRMESIMEDATILMTDRKIETVAELLPALEKILQISKNLVIVAENVEAEALATLVVNKLRGNLNILAVKAPGYGDRQKAMLEDMAILTGGHVISKEAGRKLDSVTEADLGHARRVVSNKDKTTIIDGEGSAEAIKNRIKQIKAQIEETESAFDREKLQERQAALVGGVAVIAVGAATETEMKERKARVEDALAATRAAIEEGILPGGGTGLLNALPCLDALKLEGDEATGVSIVRKALIEPVRWIATNAGKDGNVIVDKVKNSPVGHGYNAEKDVFGDMAEMGIIDPTMVVRSALENASSIANMVLITDSLVADIQDKNPAPPMPEAPGMY; this is encoded by the coding sequence ATGGCTAAGCAGATTATATTTGGCGAAAAAGTCAGGGTCTCCCTCAAGAAGGGCGTTGATACTCTGGCTAACACAGTAAGAGTAACCCTTGGTCCCAAAGGTCATCCCGTTGCCCTGGAGCGGAAATGGGGCGCACCCACTGTTATAGATGACGGTGTAACCATTGCCCGTGATATTGAACTGCCCGATGCTTTTGAAAATATGGGTGCCCAGCTGGTCAAAGAGGCCGCAACCCGCACCAGCGATGCCGCCGGTGACGGTACTACCACCTCTATCGTACTGGCTCAGGCCCTTATCAACGAAGCCTTCAAGAATATTGCCGCCGGTGCCGAACCCATCAACCTGAAACGCGGCATTGAAAAGGCTGTGGCCGCTCTTAAGGCCCAGCTCCGCAAGAACTCCACCCCCGTCAAGGGCAAACAGCAGATTGTTCAGGTAGCCACCATCACCGGTAAAGACCCCGAAATCGGCAACCTGATTGCTGACGTTATGGATAAAGTCGGCAAAGACGGTGTTATCACTATTGAAGAATCCCGTGGTCTGCGCTATGAAACCAGCTACGTAGAAGGTATGCAGTTTGACCGCGGTTATATCAGCGCTTACTTCGTAACTGACCCCGGCCGGATGGAATCCATCATGGAAGATGCCACCATCCTGATGACCGACCGCAAGATTGAAACCGTTGCCGAGCTGCTGCCCGCTCTGGAAAAAATCCTGCAGATTTCAAAGAATCTGGTCATTGTAGCCGAAAACGTTGAAGCCGAAGCTCTGGCTACCCTGGTAGTCAACAAGCTGCGCGGCAACCTGAATATCCTGGCTGTCAAAGCCCCCGGCTATGGCGACCGCCAGAAAGCTATGCTGGAAGATATGGCCATACTGACCGGCGGCCATGTAATCAGCAAGGAAGCCGGCCGCAAGCTGGATTCCGTAACCGAAGCTGACCTCGGTCATGCTCGCAGAGTTGTCTCCAATAAAGACAAGACCACCATTATTGACGGCGAAGGCTCTGCCGAAGCTATCAAGAACCGCATCAAGCAGATTAAAGCCCAGATTGAAGAAACCGAATCTGCCTTTGACCGCGAAAAACTGCAGGAACGCCAGGCTGCTCTGGTCGGCGGCGTAGCTGTTATCGCAGTAGGCGCTGCTACCGAAACCGAAATGAAAGAGCGCAAAGCCCGCGTTGAAGATGCTTTGGCTGCCACCCGTGCCGCCATTGAAGAAGGTATCCTGCCCGGCGGCGGTACCGGCCTCCTGAATGCCCTGCCCTGCCTTGATGCCCTGAAACTGGAAGGCGACGAAGCCACCGGTGTCAGCATTGTCCGCAAGGCTCTTATTGAACCCGTCCGCTGGATTGCTACCAACGCCGGCAAAGACGGCAACGTTATCGTTGACAAGGTCAAGAACTCACCCGTAGGCCATGGTTACAACGCTGAGAAAGATGTCTTCGGCGATATGGCTGAAATGGGTATCATTGACCCCACCATGGTTGTCCGCTCTGCCCTTGAGAACGCTTCCTCCATTGCCAATATGGTTCTCATCACCGACTCACTGGTAGCTGATATTCAGGATAAAAACCCCGCTCCCCCCATGCCTGAAGCTCCCGGAATGTACTAA
- a CDS encoding M16 family metallopeptidase: MYELSVLPSGLRVISHHMPASRSVTICVYIGVGSRYETDCEAGASHFIEHMVFRGSKKYPDSQLISSAIEGVGGILNAATDRESTLYYAKVGSDKFALALDVLSDMLVTPLFNPEDLEKERKVIYEEISMSLDNPSHRVGLLLDEILWPDHPLGRDIAGSRQSVAGLDSQKLLDFMHRHYTPANIVVAVAGDIKHKNAVSAISQAFGGLAGQQKVQTFEPYHSGNPCQVGVDKRDAEQINLMLAMPGMNRLDERRYAFSILNTILGDGMSSRLFARVRDNLGLAYSVQSGLEYLHDTGAFSVFAAVDPANLTACIKAVLSELETAKTTITAEELTKAKEMSKGRIQLAMEDSRYMAKWIGSQELLCQRVNTHEDVIRLIDGVSLKGVMQLAGEYFQKPQMRLALVGPVDKDAVACLLKD, translated from the coding sequence TTGTATGAATTAAGTGTTTTGCCAAGCGGTTTGCGGGTAATAAGCCACCATATGCCTGCCAGCCGTTCGGTTACCATTTGCGTATATATCGGGGTGGGTTCGCGTTATGAAACAGACTGCGAGGCCGGTGCCAGCCACTTTATAGAACACATGGTATTCAGGGGTAGCAAAAAGTATCCTGATTCCCAGCTTATTTCCAGTGCCATAGAGGGGGTGGGGGGTATTTTGAATGCGGCTACCGACCGTGAGTCTACCCTTTATTATGCCAAAGTGGGCAGTGACAAGTTTGCTCTGGCCCTGGATGTGCTTTCGGATATGCTGGTAACCCCCCTGTTTAACCCCGAAGACCTTGAGAAGGAACGCAAGGTAATCTACGAAGAAATAAGCATGAGCCTGGACAACCCTTCCCACCGGGTAGGGCTGCTGCTTGATGAGATACTCTGGCCGGATCACCCGCTGGGGCGGGATATAGCCGGCAGCCGCCAGAGTGTGGCCGGTCTGGACAGCCAAAAACTGCTTGATTTCATGCACCGCCATTACACCCCTGCCAATATAGTGGTGGCAGTAGCCGGGGATATAAAGCATAAGAACGCCGTTTCGGCCATTTCTCAGGCCTTTGGCGGTTTGGCCGGGCAGCAAAAAGTTCAGACCTTTGAGCCGTATCACTCCGGCAACCCTTGTCAGGTAGGGGTGGACAAGCGTGATGCCGAGCAGATTAACCTGATGCTGGCCATGCCGGGCATGAACCGTCTGGATGAACGCCGTTATGCTTTCAGCATATTAAACACTATACTGGGTGACGGCATGAGCAGCCGCCTTTTTGCCCGTGTCAGGGATAATCTGGGTTTGGCTTATTCTGTCCAGTCCGGGCTTGAGTATTTGCATGATACCGGGGCTTTCTCTGTTTTTGCGGCGGTAGATCCGGCTAATCTGACTGCCTGTATAAAGGCTGTACTTAGTGAACTGGAAACTGCCAAGACAACCATAACAGCTGAAGAGTTGACAAAGGCTAAGGAAATGTCCAAGGGACGGATTCAGCTGGCTATGGAAGACAGCCGCTATATGGCCAAGTGGATAGGTTCTCAGGAACTGCTGTGCCAAAGGGTGAACACCCACGAAGATGTTATTCGCCTGATAGACGGGGTCAGCCTGAAAGGTGTTATGCAACTGGCAGGCGAATACTTCCAAAAACCCCAAATGCGGCTGGCACTGGTAGGGCCTGTTGACAAAGATGCAGTAGCCTGTCTGCTGAAAGACTAG
- the hypA gene encoding hydrogenase maturation nickel metallochaperone HypA, giving the protein MHELSITEELLKTIVAKAEEAKARKISRINLVIGEYAGVVEDSVKMCFDILSQDTMAKGALLEFKRIPAEFRCRLCGHTFPSGQHALVCPKCQGWNAEVIAGNEFFIESIEVDDESQSS; this is encoded by the coding sequence ATGCACGAACTATCCATAACCGAAGAACTGCTAAAAACAATTGTAGCCAAGGCTGAAGAAGCCAAAGCCCGTAAAATCAGCCGGATAAATCTGGTGATAGGCGAATATGCAGGCGTGGTGGAAGACAGCGTAAAAATGTGTTTTGATATACTCAGCCAGGACACTATGGCCAAGGGGGCGCTTTTAGAATTTAAGCGCATACCCGCCGAATTCCGCTGCCGTTTGTGCGGCCATACCTTCCCTTCAGGGCAGCATGCACTGGTCTGCCCCAAATGTCAGGGCTGGAATGCCGAAGTGATAGCCGGCAACGAATTTTTTATTGAAAGCATTGAGGTAGATGATGAAAGTCAAAGTTCTTAA
- the hypB gene encoding hydrogenase nickel incorporation protein HypB produces the protein MKVKVLKNITDMNDQLAARNKDMFAGKGILVINVMSSPGAGKTSLLLKTIELLGDDARVGVIEGDIASSVDAEKIAATGSQAIQINTDGGCHLDANMVASAADGLELDKLDIIFIENVGNLVCPAGFQLGEAKRVVLASVPEGDDKPTKYPFMFRDTDVIVITKMDYLPLSDFNMESFRKTVLGLNPDVKIIELSVRNGQGLDEWTAWLKSNLLKGK, from the coding sequence ATGAAAGTCAAAGTTCTTAAAAATATTACCGACATGAATGACCAGCTGGCTGCCAGAAACAAGGATATGTTTGCCGGAAAAGGCATACTGGTGATAAATGTCATGTCTTCACCCGGCGCCGGTAAAACCAGCTTGCTTCTTAAAACTATTGAGCTGCTGGGAGATGATGCCCGGGTGGGTGTGATAGAGGGTGATATAGCCTCAAGCGTAGATGCCGAAAAAATAGCCGCCACCGGTTCGCAGGCTATTCAGATAAATACAGACGGGGGCTGCCATCTGGATGCCAACATGGTAGCCTCAGCCGCAGACGGGCTGGAACTGGACAAGCTGGATATTATTTTTATTGAAAACGTGGGCAATCTGGTCTGCCCGGCCGGATTTCAGCTGGGCGAAGCCAAAAGGGTAGTGCTGGCATCCGTGCCGGAGGGTGATGACAAACCCACCAAATACCCCTTTATGTTCAGGGATACAGACGTAATAGTCATAACCAAAATGGATTACCTGCCGCTTAGTGATTTTAATATGGAATCCTTCCGCAAAACAGTACTGGGTCTCAACCCGGACGTAAAAATAATTGAGCTTTCAGTAAGGAATGGCCAGGGGCTGGACGAATGGACAGCCTGGCTGAAAAGCAACCTCCTCAAGGGGAAATAG
- the hypF gene encoding carbamoyltransferase HypF, translating to MPAPKQTKRFAFAISGIVQGVGFRPFVYQLAAKHGLNGWVRNTSAGVEIEAEGIEQALDSFSDELISLSPPQSVIKTFKQTEIPLTGEEGFTIKPSQSLSGRFQLVSPDIATCTQCQNDVSDPRNRRYRYPFTNCTNCGPRFTIIEDIPYDRPLTTMKDFEMCPVCQAEYDNPLDRRFHAQPNACPVCGPRLWLVDKTGKELESADAIAEAAKLLKDGRILAIRGLGGFLLAADATNQLAVNTLRRRKHRPSKPFAVMLPDIAEARKHCFISAEEEKLLISPAAPIVLCKWNRESPICPETAPKQNYLGIMLAYTPLHHLLLKETGKPLIMTSGNLSAEPIAKDNDEALKRLGNIADYFLLHNRPIYSRYDDSVVMYEAGAKRVIRRGRGYAPYPVQTSFTDKEVLALGPQEKNTFCLLKDGYAFVSQHIGDMQNPETLDSFEETLAVYLKLFRLNPQIIASDLHPGYITTALAEARSASLDIPLVKVQHHHAHIASCLAENNCDEEVIGVALDGTGYGLDGHIWGGEFFCGGIKQGFSRQAHLEYLPLPGGEAAIKKPYRTAVSYVYTLLGEEGLNFFKNIEPEELDIIKTQLERKLNSPLTSSAGRLFDAVAALCGICQVANYDSQPAIELETEAGDTEFAQCYPFELDLDKGIYLIRLKGIIQGVLSDLSSGKTAAYISVKFHNTVSQIVLDTCLRLSARSGLTKVALSGGVFQNRRVFRQVIKKLEAEGFEVITHKEIPSNDGCISLGQAVIATSQGGI from the coding sequence ATGCCCGCACCTAAGCAAACCAAGCGGTTTGCCTTTGCCATCAGCGGGATTGTCCAGGGGGTGGGCTTCCGCCCCTTTGTTTACCAGCTGGCCGCCAAACACGGCTTAAACGGCTGGGTCAGGAATACTTCTGCCGGAGTGGAGATAGAGGCAGAAGGGATTGAACAAGCGCTGGACAGCTTTTCAGATGAGCTAATTAGCCTCAGCCCGCCCCAGTCAGTTATTAAAACATTTAAACAGACTGAAATACCCTTAACAGGTGAAGAAGGGTTTACCATCAAACCCAGCCAGAGCCTTTCCGGGCGTTTTCAGCTGGTTTCACCGGATATAGCCACCTGCACCCAGTGCCAAAATGATGTATCTGACCCCCGAAACCGCCGCTACCGTTACCCCTTTACCAACTGCACCAACTGCGGCCCCCGTTTTACCATAATTGAGGACATACCCTATGACAGACCCCTGACCACTATGAAAGACTTTGAAATGTGCCCGGTCTGCCAGGCCGAATATGACAACCCTTTAGACCGCCGTTTCCATGCCCAGCCCAATGCCTGCCCGGTGTGCGGCCCCCGCCTCTGGCTGGTGGATAAAACCGGAAAAGAGCTTGAAAGTGCCGATGCTATAGCAGAAGCCGCAAAACTGCTGAAAGACGGCCGGATTTTAGCCATACGGGGTCTGGGGGGCTTTCTGCTGGCCGCTGACGCCACTAATCAGCTGGCGGTTAATACCCTCCGGCGCCGTAAACACCGCCCTTCCAAACCCTTTGCGGTTATGCTTCCTGATATAGCCGAAGCCCGCAAACACTGTTTTATATCCGCCGAAGAGGAAAAGCTGCTTATTTCACCTGCCGCACCCATTGTCCTTTGCAAATGGAACAGGGAAAGCCCCATATGCCCCGAAACCGCCCCTAAACAAAATTATCTGGGCATAATGCTGGCATACACCCCTCTCCACCACCTGCTTTTAAAGGAAACGGGTAAACCCCTTATCATGACCAGCGGCAATCTGAGCGCAGAGCCCATTGCCAAAGACAATGACGAAGCCCTGAAACGGCTGGGCAATATAGCGGATTATTTTCTGCTTCACAACCGCCCCATCTACTCCCGTTATGATGACAGCGTGGTCATGTATGAGGCCGGTGCAAAAAGGGTAATCAGGCGGGGCAGGGGTTATGCCCCCTACCCTGTCCAGACCTCTTTTACGGATAAAGAAGTACTGGCGCTTGGTCCGCAGGAAAAAAACACCTTCTGCCTGCTTAAAGACGGTTATGCTTTTGTCAGCCAGCATATAGGGGATATGCAAAACCCCGAAACGCTGGACAGCTTTGAAGAAACCCTGGCGGTTTACCTGAAGCTATTCCGCTTAAACCCCCAAATAATAGCTTCAGACCTCCACCCCGGTTATATTACCACCGCTCTGGCTGAGGCACGCTCAGCCAGCCTTGACATACCTCTGGTCAAAGTCCAGCACCACCATGCCCATATTGCCTCCTGTCTGGCGGAAAACAACTGTGACGAAGAGGTTATCGGGGTGGCTCTGGACGGCACCGGCTACGGGCTGGACGGGCATATCTGGGGCGGGGAATTTTTCTGCGGGGGCATAAAACAGGGTTTTAGCCGCCAAGCCCATCTGGAATACCTGCCTCTCCCCGGAGGCGAAGCCGCCATTAAAAAACCCTACCGCACAGCCGTGTCATATGTCTACACCCTGCTGGGGGAAGAGGGTTTGAACTTTTTTAAAAATATAGAACCGGAAGAACTGGATATCATAAAAACCCAGCTTGAGCGGAAACTGAACTCACCCCTTACTTCCAGTGCGGGCAGGCTGTTTGATGCAGTTGCCGCCCTGTGCGGAATCTGCCAAGTGGCAAACTATGATTCCCAGCCGGCCATAGAGTTGGAAACCGAAGCCGGGGATACCGAATTTGCCCAGTGCTACCCCTTTGAGTTAGACTTAGACAAGGGCATTTACCTGATACGGCTGAAGGGCATAATCCAAGGCGTCCTTTCAGACCTTTCATCAGGCAAAACAGCCGCTTATATATCGGTAAAATTTCACAATACTGTCAGCCAGATAGTTCTGGACACCTGCCTAAGGCTTTCAGCCCGAAGCGGCCTTACCAAAGTAGCCCTTTCAGGCGGGGTTTTCCAGAACAGGCGGGTTTTCCGCCAGGTGATAAAAAAGCTGGAAGCAGAGGGATTTGAAGTGATTACCCATAAAGAAATCCCCTCTAATGACGGCTGCATATCACTGGGTCAGGCGGTAATAGCCACCAGCCAAGGAGGAATATAA
- a CDS encoding HypC/HybG/HupF family hydrogenase formation chaperone gives MCLAVPAKIISVEDGVAEVDLNGTTYKASLMLTPEAKAGDYVLLHTGYAIQVIDEKDALETLSIFKQMEML, from the coding sequence ATGTGCCTTGCCGTACCTGCCAAAATAATATCAGTTGAAGACGGGGTAGCGGAGGTAGACCTGAACGGGACTACCTATAAAGCCAGCCTGATGCTCACCCCCGAAGCCAAAGCGGGTGATTACGTACTGCTTCACACCGGCTATGCCATACAGGTAATAGACGAAAAAGACGCTTTGGAAACCCTGTCTATATTCAAGCAGATGGAGATGCTGTAA
- the hypD gene encoding hydrogenase formation protein HypD, with translation MNFIEEFRSSQSGRTLLEYINKRSTKPARFMEFCGGHTVAIFRYGIRQLLPPHIEMLSGPGCPVCVTSTADLDKVIALSRLPGVIICSFGDLLRVPSSRQSLLEVRAEGADVRIVYSTMDALEIARQNPLKKVIFVGIGFETTAPTIAASVIQARNQGLANYYVMSIHKITPPVMRAILDAGETRLSGIICPGHVSSITGSNAWEFIPEEYHLACAVSGFESLDILYCVKSLVDQVEDATPRLDVSYSRAVKPEGNTAALKIMDEVFDICPANWRGIGILPQSGLCLRPEFAAFDAEKNFEIKLSEPSRETPGCLCGEIIKGTRTPLECKLFSKVCTPENPVGPCMVSSEGTCAAYYHYGGKLG, from the coding sequence GTGAATTTCATAGAGGAATTCCGCAGCAGCCAGTCAGGACGCACCCTGCTGGAATATATAAACAAACGTTCCACCAAGCCTGCCCGCTTTATGGAGTTTTGCGGCGGGCATACCGTAGCCATTTTCCGCTACGGCATCCGCCAGCTGCTGCCGCCCCATATTGAAATGCTGTCAGGGCCGGGCTGCCCTGTTTGTGTAACCTCTACCGCCGACCTGGACAAAGTCATAGCCCTGTCCAGGCTGCCAGGGGTTATAATCTGCTCATTCGGAGACCTGCTAAGGGTTCCCTCCAGCCGCCAAAGCCTGCTGGAAGTGCGGGCGGAAGGGGCGGACGTACGTATTGTCTACTCTACCATGGACGCACTGGAGATAGCCCGCCAGAACCCCTTGAAAAAGGTTATCTTTGTGGGTATAGGTTTTGAAACCACCGCCCCCACCATTGCCGCTTCGGTAATACAGGCTCGTAATCAGGGGCTTGCTAATTATTATGTAATGTCAATTCACAAAATAACCCCTCCCGTTATGCGGGCGATACTGGATGCAGGTGAAACCCGCCTTTCGGGCATAATCTGCCCCGGCCATGTTTCTTCTATTACCGGCAGCAATGCCTGGGAATTTATTCCAGAGGAATACCATCTGGCTTGTGCCGTGTCAGGCTTTGAAAGCCTGGACATACTCTACTGTGTTAAGTCTCTGGTAGACCAGGTGGAAGACGCAACTCCCCGTCTGGACGTCAGCTATTCACGGGCAGTCAAACCTGAAGGCAATACTGCCGCCCTTAAGATTATGGATGAAGTATTTGATATCTGCCCGGCCAACTGGCGGGGGATAGGTATTTTACCCCAAAGCGGCCTCTGCCTGCGGCCTGAATTTGCCGCTTTTGATGCCGAAAAAAACTTTGAGATAAAACTTTCCGAGCCCAGCCGCGAAACACCCGGCTGTCTGTGCGGTGAAATTATCAAAGGCACCCGGACACCTCTGGAATGCAAGCTTTTTTCAAAGGTCTGCACCCCGGAAAACCCGGTCGGGCCGTGCATGGTCTCTTCCGAGGGCACCTGCGCCGCCTATTACCACTACGGAGGCAAACTTGGATAA
- the hypE gene encoding hydrogenase expression/formation protein HypE, whose protein sequence is MDKTKILLAHGSGGRLTHDLITKHLVQSLSNPLLNKLDDAAVFESKGKTAFTTDSYVVNPIFFPGGNIGKLAVCGTVNDLSVMGAIPKYLSLAFIIEEGLDISALEEIIKSIAAAAKEAGVEIVTGDTKVVNTGKADKIFINTAGVGFIPEGLDISGANARPDDAVIVSGTMGDHGIAIMAQREGLNFKTAVESDCAPLNGLITDMLKVCPRIHVMRDPTRGGLATTLNEIAGQSQVGIELNEESIPVKPAVGGACEALGLDPLYVANEGKIIAIMPEKDAPAVLSAMKAHPYGKDSAIIGRVISPNPGRVSIRTPLGALRILDMQSGELLPRIC, encoded by the coding sequence TTGGATAAAACCAAAATCCTGCTGGCCCACGGTTCGGGCGGGCGCTTAACCCATGACCTTATCACAAAGCACCTTGTCCAGTCTCTGTCCAACCCGCTCCTAAACAAGCTGGATGATGCGGCTGTTTTTGAGTCCAAAGGGAAAACGGCTTTTACTACCGACAGTTACGTAGTAAACCCCATTTTCTTTCCCGGCGGCAATATAGGCAAGCTGGCAGTCTGCGGCACAGTCAATGACCTGTCTGTTATGGGGGCTATACCCAAATACCTCAGCCTGGCTTTTATCATTGAAGAAGGCCTGGACATATCCGCTCTGGAAGAAATAATAAAGTCTATCGCCGCTGCCGCTAAAGAAGCCGGGGTGGAAATAGTCACCGGAGACACCAAAGTGGTCAATACCGGCAAAGCCGACAAGATATTTATAAATACCGCCGGGGTAGGCTTCATACCCGAAGGGCTGGACATATCCGGTGCAAACGCACGTCCGGATGATGCGGTAATTGTATCCGGCACTATGGGTGACCACGGCATAGCCATTATGGCCCAGAGGGAAGGGCTTAACTTTAAAACAGCCGTTGAAAGTGACTGCGCCCCCTTGAACGGGCTTATCACCGATATGCTCAAAGTCTGCCCCCGGATACACGTCATGCGTGACCCCACCAGAGGCGGGCTGGCAACCACCCTTAACGAAATAGCCGGGCAGTCACAGGTGGGCATAGAACTTAACGAGGAGTCTATACCCGTCAAGCCGGCAGTGGGCGGTGCCTGTGAGGCACTCGGCCTTGACCCCCTGTATGTAGCCAACGAGGGGAAAATTATAGCTATAATGCCGGAAAAAGATGCCCCGGCCGTACTCTCTGCCATGAAAGCTCACCCTTACGGGAAAGACAGCGCCATTATCGGGCGGGTAATCTCCCCAAACCCCGGGCGGGTAAGCATACGCACCCCGCTGGGGGCGCTCCGCATACTGGATATGCAAAGCGGAGAGCTGCTGCCGCGCATCTGCTGA
- a CDS encoding TetR/AcrR family transcriptional regulator, producing MPETAKPETRRIQAEKRRQEILDAALKVFAEQGYQGATISQISEAAGTSLELLYHYFSNKKALMEAVIAEHSFLPLLKNIIAKQGKQSIESVLSQLCLQFYRLLESKKELVAIFLREGTSNPAVS from the coding sequence ATGCCCGAAACAGCTAAACCGGAAACCCGCAGAATACAGGCTGAAAAACGCCGCCAGGAAATACTGGACGCTGCCCTAAAGGTATTCGCTGAACAAGGCTATCAGGGGGCAACTATCAGCCAGATATCCGAAGCAGCCGGAACATCTCTGGAGCTGCTTTACCATTACTTCTCCAACAAAAAAGCCCTGATGGAGGCGGTAATAGCCGAACACAGTTTCCTGCCCCTGTTAAAAAACATAATAGCCAAACAGGGCAAACAGAGTATCGAATCTGTCCTCAGCCAGCTCTGTCTTCAGTTTTACCGCCTGCTGGAATCAAAAAAAGAGCTGGTGGCTATCTTTCTGCGGGAAGGAACCAGCAATCCGGCCGTCAGCTAG